A window of the Isosphaera pallida ATCC 43644 genome harbors these coding sequences:
- the menC gene encoding o-succinylbenzoate synthase produces the protein MRIDTLELRIVKLDLVRPFRTSSSFKTYLEHILIRVTGRDDDQLTEGWGECACPSDPYYCPETVETCWHILHDFLAPALLGSFWDHPDRVAALFGRVKGNRFAKAGLEMACWDAWCRAEGRSLANALGATRAEIHSGVSLGIEADRDRLFDQIEQYVEEGYRRVKLKIAPGHDVEVVQSVRERWPNLPLQVDANSAYTLEDLTTFKRLDAFNLLLIEQPLAHDDIIDHATLQRALRTPICLDESIHSAADARKAIDLGACRIINIKTSRVGGLSEAKRIHDLCLARGVPVWCGGMHEYGIGRAANVALAALPGFILPGDVSGSDKYYHADVIDPPIRATRGTVAVPHAPGLGVQPRLDRIEANTTRRVMLTSS, from the coding sequence ATGCGAATCGACACTCTGGAACTGCGGATCGTCAAACTCGACCTTGTCCGCCCGTTTCGAACCAGTTCCAGCTTCAAAACCTACCTGGAACACATTTTGATTCGCGTCACAGGGCGAGACGACGACCAACTCACCGAAGGCTGGGGCGAATGCGCCTGCCCCTCCGATCCTTACTACTGCCCTGAGACAGTGGAAACCTGTTGGCACATTCTCCACGACTTCCTGGCACCGGCCTTGCTGGGTAGCTTCTGGGATCATCCCGACCGTGTCGCAGCACTTTTTGGTCGCGTCAAGGGAAACCGTTTCGCCAAGGCCGGGCTGGAGATGGCCTGCTGGGATGCCTGGTGTCGCGCGGAGGGACGTTCCCTCGCCAACGCGCTAGGAGCAACGCGTGCGGAGATTCATTCAGGCGTAAGTCTGGGAATTGAAGCCGACCGCGATCGTCTCTTCGATCAGATCGAGCAATATGTGGAGGAAGGGTATCGTCGGGTCAAACTCAAAATCGCCCCTGGACACGATGTCGAGGTGGTCCAGTCAGTTCGGGAACGCTGGCCGAACCTGCCGCTTCAGGTGGACGCGAACTCAGCCTATACCTTGGAAGACTTAACCACATTCAAACGTTTGGACGCTTTCAACCTCCTCTTGATTGAACAGCCCTTGGCTCACGACGACATCATCGACCACGCCACGCTTCAGCGAGCGCTTCGGACCCCCATCTGCCTCGATGAATCCATTCATTCGGCCGCCGACGCGCGCAAGGCGATCGATCTAGGAGCCTGTCGGATCATCAACATCAAGACCAGTCGGGTAGGCGGCCTAAGCGAGGCCAAACGGATCCATGACCTTTGTTTGGCACGAGGAGTCCCCGTGTGGTGCGGCGGGATGCACGAGTATGGGATTGGACGGGCCGCCAACGTTGCTCTGGCCGCCTTGCCTGGCTTCATCCTGCCGGGAGATGTCTCCGGTTCAGACAAGTATTACCACGCGGATGTGATCGATCCGCCGATCCGCGCTACCCGGGGGACCGTGGCCGTTCCTCATGCGCCTGGGTTGGGCGTTCAACCGCGTCTCGATCGCATCGAGGCCAACACCACCCGGCGGGTCATGTTGACATCTTCTTAA
- a CDS encoding peptidylprolyl isomerase: MMDRTGSGIPNGVAHGAESKVRAKAAPPRGARVRRATRRRLGFDTMESRQLLATLAPIANQTIPATMSVPVVLDGGTNANPQRFTAASSNPAIRAEVLPGRLLEITVNHESSGPNDPEIDNETMRFRLFDSLTPLTIQRLEELINDGFYTNKLIHRIAANFPGPNDFIVQGGSVNGDGTGEVPRPGFPFQDEFVAGLGFTANGLIAMANAGRDTNSSQFFITTAQPRSLDYIHTIFGQLVDGQATLQKLTQIPRAANDRPTPNPVTITSVNIVPADVDGVLLIDGTAASPGQTATITVTATDTVNNTSTTRTFDVSVAANTQNQRPFFTDVPALTRVGAGQTAVIPTQIYNAEPTDTITYIVNGGRTGDPGNPTFTPIPADVGTATIDNNGVIRFVPAEGFTGTATLLVGVRDQVDRFGPGNRNFDLQQLRIEVGGDPVNIRPIASPTRAQTTLGTPVRLRLPGDAGNPGQTLVYSIVTPPANGTVAPLDPASGLFLYTPNPGFFGTDTFTYQVRDVGPPTPNLTSSPATVTIEVLAQGDSTVRLIPQPTADDEPTLRTLVVTPEPRPIGSRIGNTIRITENDEGQIEVRINGIPQGPTPNASDLQRIVVYGSKANDQIIVDSNVSVPATLSGGQAGRNIIHAGDANSRLKGWFGQNVLRGGAGNDRLVGTAGRVRFQPSGGNDVYFVGTPGRGPRKPPSGQFFRVVDGRVTPIDPHGPVFKGSRHQANGNRRFPGAPIT, from the coding sequence ATGATGGACCGCACTGGGTCGGGAATCCCCAATGGTGTCGCACACGGGGCCGAGTCCAAGGTGCGGGCGAAAGCGGCCCCGCCAAGGGGCGCGCGGGTCCGCCGCGCAACGCGACGGCGGTTGGGCTTCGACACGATGGAAAGCCGTCAGTTGCTTGCCACCTTGGCCCCGATTGCCAACCAGACGATCCCGGCGACCATGAGCGTGCCGGTGGTCCTCGACGGCGGCACCAACGCCAACCCGCAACGCTTTACCGCCGCCTCGTCCAACCCGGCCATTCGGGCCGAGGTTCTGCCAGGCCGCCTTTTGGAAATCACCGTCAATCATGAGTCCAGCGGTCCCAACGATCCCGAGATCGACAACGAAACCATGCGGTTCCGGTTGTTCGACTCTCTGACCCCGTTGACCATCCAGCGGCTTGAGGAACTCATCAACGACGGATTTTACACCAACAAGCTGATTCACCGGATCGCCGCCAACTTCCCTGGCCCCAACGACTTCATCGTTCAGGGCGGGTCGGTCAACGGCGACGGCACCGGCGAGGTGCCCCGGCCTGGCTTCCCGTTCCAGGACGAGTTCGTTGCCGGACTGGGCTTCACCGCCAACGGCCTGATCGCCATGGCCAACGCCGGACGCGACACCAACAGTTCCCAGTTCTTCATCACCACCGCGCAGCCGCGTTCATTGGATTACATCCACACCATTTTTGGTCAACTGGTGGACGGCCAAGCGACTCTGCAAAAACTGACGCAGATTCCACGGGCCGCCAACGATCGTCCTACGCCCAACCCGGTCACGATCACCTCGGTCAACATTGTCCCGGCCGATGTGGACGGCGTGCTGCTGATCGACGGCACCGCCGCTTCACCCGGTCAAACCGCCACCATCACCGTAACCGCCACCGATACGGTCAACAACACGTCCACCACGCGGACCTTCGACGTGAGCGTGGCCGCCAACACGCAAAACCAACGGCCCTTCTTCACCGACGTGCCGGCCTTGACTCGGGTTGGTGCCGGCCAGACGGCGGTGATCCCCACTCAAATTTACAACGCTGAACCCACCGACACGATCACCTACATCGTCAACGGTGGCCGTACCGGCGATCCGGGCAATCCCACCTTTACTCCGATCCCGGCTGATGTCGGTACCGCGACCATCGACAATAACGGCGTGATTCGTTTCGTACCCGCCGAGGGGTTCACTGGCACCGCCACGTTGCTCGTTGGGGTCCGCGACCAAGTGGATCGCTTTGGTCCCGGCAATCGCAACTTTGATTTACAACAACTGCGAATCGAGGTCGGCGGTGACCCAGTCAACATCCGTCCCATCGCCAGCCCCACCCGCGCTCAGACAACGTTGGGCACCCCTGTCCGGCTTCGCTTGCCTGGCGACGCGGGCAATCCTGGGCAAACCCTGGTTTACTCGATTGTCACTCCACCCGCCAACGGTACCGTCGCTCCGCTGGACCCGGCTAGTGGCCTCTTTCTTTACACGCCCAACCCTGGCTTCTTCGGCACGGACACCTTCACGTATCAAGTGCGCGACGTCGGCCCGCCGACTCCCAACCTCACGAGTTCGCCAGCCACGGTCACTATTGAGGTTTTGGCCCAAGGCGACTCCACGGTGCGGCTGATCCCTCAACCCACCGCTGACGACGAGCCCACCCTGCGAACCCTGGTGGTCACGCCCGAACCTCGACCCATCGGCTCCCGAATCGGCAACACCATCCGGATTACGGAGAACGATGAGGGACAGATCGAGGTCCGCATCAACGGAATCCCTCAAGGCCCCACCCCCAACGCTTCAGACCTCCAGCGGATCGTGGTTTACGGCTCCAAAGCCAACGACCAGATCATCGTCGATTCCAACGTGTCGGTCCCCGCCACCCTCTCAGGAGGACAAGCGGGACGGAACATCATCCACGCCGGCGATGCCAACTCGCGTCTGAAAGGATGGTTTGGACAGAACGTTTTGAGAGGGGGCGCGGGCAACGACCGACTTGTGGGCACAGCGGGCCGGGTCCGGTTCCAGCCCAGCGGTGGCAACGACGTATATTTCGTGGGAACCCCCGGGCGCGGACCGCGCAAACCACCCTCGGGCCAGTTCTTCCGGGTGGTCGATGGTCGAGTCACCCCGATCGACCCGCATGGCCCCGTCTTCAAGGGGTCGCGTCACCAAGCCAATGGCAACCGTCGTTTCCCCGGCGCGCCAATCACTTGA
- a CDS encoding DUF1501 domain-containing protein codes for MTANRPKSAGMTRRHFLGHLTTSAMALPALQFLGAMEAQAQSGKRPLKSCIVLWMGGGPSQLDTWSLKPGSKNAGEFRPIDTVVPGIQICEHLPTIARQMNHLSIVRSLNSNEGNHDRGTYKMHTGYVPNPTVVHPGFGSVLSYELGSKRPNFDLPHCVSINGSPFSAGFLGMTHAPFDVSASGDIPNLKPPAGIEARLARRLALLNMVETNFIAEKRGQEAIDHKEVYDKTYRMMSSRLLKAFDLKSEPESVKEKYGKNSFGQGCLLARKLVEAGVTYVEVSLGGWDNHNNIFDTLKGGNLPTLDKGMGTLIEDLAQRGLLDSTLVVWMGDFGRTPRINQDTGRDHWPNSWSVVLGGGGIKGGQIVGETDKDGVDIVDRPVGVMDLIATMTKAMGIPLDTQYTTPNGRPYWIVEKGEPISELI; via the coding sequence ATGACCGCGAACCGTCCCAAATCCGCCGGCATGACGCGGCGCCATTTCTTGGGCCACTTGACCACCTCGGCGATGGCCCTGCCCGCTTTGCAGTTCCTCGGCGCTATGGAGGCGCAGGCTCAAAGCGGCAAGCGTCCACTCAAAAGCTGCATCGTGCTCTGGATGGGTGGTGGACCCAGCCAACTGGACACCTGGAGCCTTAAACCCGGCAGCAAGAACGCCGGCGAGTTCCGGCCAATCGATACCGTGGTGCCAGGCATCCAGATTTGCGAACACCTGCCGACGATCGCGCGTCAGATGAATCATCTGAGCATCGTGCGCTCATTGAATTCCAACGAGGGCAACCATGACCGGGGCACTTACAAGATGCACACCGGATACGTGCCCAACCCCACGGTGGTCCACCCCGGTTTCGGCTCGGTCCTGTCGTATGAGCTGGGTTCCAAGCGGCCCAATTTCGACCTGCCGCACTGCGTGTCGATCAATGGGTCGCCGTTTTCTGCCGGCTTCTTGGGGATGACCCACGCCCCGTTTGACGTCAGCGCCTCGGGCGACATTCCCAACCTGAAGCCACCCGCAGGGATTGAAGCCCGTCTGGCCCGTCGTCTCGCGTTGCTCAACATGGTCGAGACCAACTTCATCGCCGAAAAGCGTGGCCAGGAGGCGATCGACCACAAAGAGGTTTACGACAAGACCTATCGGATGATGTCCTCACGTCTGCTCAAAGCGTTCGACCTCAAGAGCGAGCCGGAGTCGGTCAAGGAGAAGTACGGCAAGAACTCGTTTGGTCAAGGCTGCCTCTTGGCCCGCAAGCTGGTCGAGGCGGGGGTGACCTACGTCGAAGTGTCGCTGGGCGGCTGGGACAACCACAACAACATCTTCGACACCCTCAAGGGCGGCAACTTGCCGACCTTGGACAAAGGAATGGGAACGCTCATCGAAGATTTGGCCCAGCGGGGCTTGCTTGACTCGACCCTCGTCGTTTGGATGGGTGACTTCGGCCGCACTCCACGGATCAACCAGGATACGGGACGGGACCACTGGCCCAACTCGTGGTCGGTGGTGCTGGGCGGCGGTGGCATCAAGGGGGGTCAGATTGTCGGCGAGACCGACAAGGACGGCGTGGACATCGTCGACCGTCCTGTGGGGGTCATGGACTTGATCGCCACCATGACCAAGGCGATGGGTATTCCGCTCGACACCCAGTACACCACCCCTAATGGACGTCCCTACTGGATCGTCGAGAAGGGCGAGCCGATCTCCGAATTGATCTAA
- a CDS encoding DUF1549 and DUF1553 domain-containing protein, whose protein sequence is MTRGAPSGCFEFFRASRPWLSWAVALAWGAWSIGSVTMAQEPKKVLSSVQPSEIDDLLAQAWEAEGVKPSPIAPDSEFVRRAYLDFLGRIPSIDETREFLLSKEKTKREKLIETLLEDPDYAAHFATVWRVALIGRSMMDNQEVDPAALETWLRRQFAANRPWNEIVTELIAGEGSNKDNGAVNFVLAHRGDGAVNLTSYTTRLFLGQQIQCTQCHDHPSNDWKQKDFWGINAYFKAVTAERVMVENNLGLQVLDHVKVADREILDDLDRYAAYDRRDGLTMSVGPTYLDGRKTDPTVDTGRRKELAALITARDNLQFARAFVNRMWAHFMGRGFVHPVDDFGDHNVPSIPELLDLLAEDFRDHDFDIKHLIRLITRSKAYHLTSRTIPENELDELLFSHMNLKPMTPEQLYSSLLVATNADKVDAADAAAARARFARQFARAFANDEGAESVEFQGTIPQALMMMNGELIAKATTGKAGSQIRKLFDEAKLQPKNPDVHLITQLYLAALSRPPSARELAVARRLIASDRYPDQVAEDLFWALLNSNEFILNH, encoded by the coding sequence ATGACGCGCGGTGCCCCGAGTGGTTGCTTTGAGTTCTTCAGAGCGTCGCGGCCTTGGTTGAGTTGGGCAGTGGCGTTGGCGTGGGGAGCGTGGTCCATCGGTTCGGTGACGATGGCCCAGGAACCAAAAAAGGTGTTGTCGTCGGTTCAACCGAGCGAAATTGACGACCTGTTGGCTCAAGCTTGGGAAGCCGAAGGCGTCAAGCCCTCGCCCATCGCGCCGGATTCGGAATTCGTTCGTCGCGCCTACCTCGACTTCCTGGGGCGCATTCCCAGCATCGACGAGACCAGGGAGTTCCTGCTTTCCAAGGAGAAGACGAAACGCGAGAAGCTGATCGAGACCCTGCTGGAAGATCCGGACTACGCGGCCCACTTCGCCACGGTGTGGCGTGTGGCACTGATTGGTCGCTCAATGATGGACAACCAGGAAGTAGACCCCGCAGCGCTCGAGACATGGTTGAGGCGTCAGTTCGCGGCCAATCGGCCTTGGAACGAGATCGTCACCGAACTGATCGCAGGCGAAGGCTCGAACAAGGATAATGGAGCGGTCAACTTCGTGTTGGCCCATCGGGGCGATGGAGCCGTCAATCTCACCAGTTACACCACCCGCCTGTTCCTGGGGCAACAGATCCAATGCACCCAGTGCCACGACCACCCGTCCAACGACTGGAAGCAAAAAGACTTCTGGGGCATCAACGCCTACTTCAAGGCCGTGACGGCCGAACGGGTCATGGTCGAAAACAATCTGGGACTTCAGGTTCTCGACCATGTTAAAGTTGCCGACCGCGAAATCCTCGACGACCTTGATCGCTACGCCGCTTACGATCGCCGCGATGGTCTGACCATGAGCGTCGGCCCCACCTACCTGGATGGACGTAAAACCGACCCCACGGTGGACACCGGACGGCGCAAGGAACTCGCTGCGCTCATCACCGCCCGCGACAATCTCCAGTTCGCCCGCGCTTTCGTGAACCGGATGTGGGCGCACTTCATGGGCCGCGGCTTCGTGCATCCCGTGGACGACTTTGGCGACCACAACGTGCCGAGCATCCCCGAATTGCTCGATCTGCTAGCCGAGGACTTCCGCGACCACGACTTCGACATCAAGCATCTCATCCGGCTGATCACACGCTCGAAAGCCTACCACCTCACCAGTCGCACAATCCCCGAAAACGAGTTGGATGAGCTTCTGTTCAGCCATATGAACCTCAAACCAATGACGCCCGAGCAGCTTTACTCCTCGCTGTTGGTGGCGACCAACGCCGACAAGGTGGACGCGGCCGACGCCGCGGCGGCCCGGGCGCGATTTGCCAGACAGTTCGCTCGGGCCTTTGCGAACGACGAGGGAGCCGAGTCGGTCGAATTTCAGGGCACGATTCCCCAAGCGCTGATGATGATGAACGGGGAACTGATCGCCAAGGCCACCACTGGCAAAGCCGGGAGCCAGATTCGCAAGCTGTTCGACGAGGCCAAACTCCAGCCCAAGAATCCCGACGTCCACCTCATCACTCAACTCTATCTCGCGGCCCTTTCTCGTCCGCCCTCGGCCCGTGAACTGGCGGTCGCCCGCCGCCTAATCGCCTCGGATCGTTACCCCGATCAGGTGGCCGAAGACCTGTTCTGGGCGCTGCTCAACTCCAATGAGTTCATCCTCAACCATTGA